The Malus domestica chromosome 10, GDT2T_hap1 genome contains a region encoding:
- the LOC103412135 gene encoding phototropin-2-like isoform X5: MLSENFLSGISNSNFQKVVDFLFSMEVFNLKDVGANPSNKQAADTVEIGPGSSSSTKTSAPAAKRNSITKWMAFETAQASADPKSTFATDSNEGHASNSGNNQIITAEWGVVVKSSDIGERSFKGISGRKNSSERFESSARNSEDSNHGGEMGNIPRVSNELMAALSTLQQTFVVSDATKPDCPIVYASSGFFGMTGYSSKEVIGRNCRFLQGPETDRDEVSKIRDAVKTGKSYCGRLFNYKKDGTPFWNLLTIAPIKDEQGNTIKFIGMQVEVNKYTEGVNDNALRTNGLPKSLIRSDARQKESALGSIIEVVQTVKHPRSHIRVASHDTVSIHEEQDSLNLDYVLPKSAATANMITPDTQPPQSDVKGDKFHSMSSPIDAGKISRKSGRASSMGFITRSLSSASWHEKEPIIEPEVLMTIDIEPSNNWDRAERERDICQGFDLATTLERIEKNFVISDPRIPDCPIIFASDSFLELTEYTREEILGRKCCFLQRPETEQAREQREVTVQLINYTKSGKKFLNLFHLQPMRDQQGELQYFIGVQLDESGHVEPMGNRLSESTEIESAKLVKATAHNVDEAVRELPDANLRPEDLWAIHSQPVWPRPHKRESPSWTAIREITARGEKIGLRHFKPVKPLGCGNTGSVHLVELQGTGELYAMKAMEKSRMLNRNKVHRACIEREIISLLDHPFLPTLYTSFETSTHVCLISDFFSGGELFALLDQQPMKLFKEESARFYAAEVVIALEYLHCLGIVYRDLKPENILLQKDGHIVLTDFDLSFMTSCKPLIIKHQSLNNRRRSSSQPPPTFIAEPVSQSNSFVGTEEYIAPVHDPLPLWF; encoded by the exons ATGCTCAGTGAAAACTTTCTATCTGGGATATCAAACTCGAATTTTCAGAAG GTGGTGGATTTTCTGTTTTCAATGGAGGTCTTCAACCTGAAAGATGTTGGAGCAAACCCTAGCAACAAGCAAGCTGCTGATACTGTGGAAATTGGACCAGGAAGCAGTTCTTCAACAAAAACTTCCGCTCCTGCTGCCAAAAGGAATTCCATCACCAAGTGGATGGCATTCGAAACTGCTCAAGCTTCAGCCGATCCGAAAAGCACTTTTGCCACTGATTCAAATGAGGGGCATGCTTCCAATTCCGGCAACAACCAGATTATCACAGCTGAGTGGGGGGTTGTGGTGAAGTCATCAGATATTGGGGAACGAAGCTTTAAGGGCATATCTGGAAGAAAAAACTCTTCAGAGAGATTTGAGTCATCTGCAAGGAATTCTGAGGACTCAAATCATGGGGGTGAAATGGGAAATATTCCAAGGGTTTCCAATGAGTTGATGGCAGCTCTGTCTACACTTCAGCAGACTTTTGTTGTTTCTGATGCCACTAAGCCTGATTGCCCAATTGTGTATGCTAGTAGTGGCTTCTTTGGGATGACTGGGTATTCTTCAAAGGAGGTCATTGGCAGGAACTG CCGATTTCTTCAGGGACCGGAAACGGATCGGGATGAAGTGTCGAAAATCCGAGACGCAGTGAAGACCGGGAAAAGTTACTGTGGTAGGCTCTTCAACtacaagaaagatggaactccCTTCTGGAATCTTCTCACCATTGCCCCAATCAAAGATGAGCAAGGAAACACCATCAAATTTATTGG AATGCAGGTTGAGGTCAACAAGTACACAGAAGGGGTGAATGACAATGCACTGAGGACGAATGGATTGCCCAAGTCACTAATCCGCTCTGATG CTCGTCAGAAGGAAAGCGCGTTAGGCTCCATCATTGAAGTTGTCCAAACAGTTAAACATCCACGTTCTCACATCCGGGTTGCGAGTCATGACACTGTCAGCATTCATGAGGAGCAGGACAGCCTCAACCTTGATTATGTTCTGCCTAAATCCGCTGCAACTGCAAATATGATTACGCCTGATACACAACCTCCTCAATCGGATGTGAAAGGCGATAAGTTTCACAGCATGAGCTCTCCTATTGATGCGGGAAAAATATCTCGAAAGTCAGGACGTGCTTCCTCCATGGG ATTTATAACAAGGTCTCTAAGCTCTGCAAGCTGGCATGAAAAAGAACCTATTATTGAACCGGAGGTTTTGATGACCATAGATATAGAGCCCTCTAACAATTGGGACCGTGCTGAAAGAGAAAGGGATATATGCCAAGGATTTGACTTGGCAACCACATTGGAACGCATTGAAAAGAACTTTGTGATTAGTGATCCTAGAATTCCTGATTGCCCCATT ATATTTGCATCTGATAGCTTCTTAGAACTGACAGAATATACCCGtgaagaaattttgggaagaaaaTGTTG TTTTCTCCAGAGACCTGAAACAGAACAAGCAAGAGAACAAAGGGAAGTTACTGTCCAGTTGATCAACTATACCAAGAGTG GAaaaaagtttttgaatttatttcatTTGCAGCCCATGCGTGACCAGCAG ggTGAACTTCAATATTTCATTGGTGTCCAACTGGATGAGAGTGGTCATGTGGAACCTATGGGAAATCGCCTATCAGAGAGCACAGAAATAGAAAGTGCTAAATTG GTCAAAGCTACCGCACACAATGTTGATGAGGCTGTCCGAGAACTTCCTGATGCCAACTTG AGACCAGAAGATTTATGGGCAATTCATTCTCAACCTGTCTGGCCAAGGCCTCACAAAAGGGAGAGTCCTTCTTGGACAGCAATACGGGAG ATTACTGCTCGTGGTGAAAAAATTGGTCTACGTCATTTTAAGCCTGTAAAACCATTGGGATGTGGTAATACTGGAAG TGTACATTTGGTGGAACTACAAGGTACAGGTGAACTGTATGCTATGAAGGCAATGGAGAAGTCAAGAATGTTGAACCGCAACAAG GTTCACCGAGCATGCATTGAGAGGGAGATAATTTCACTACTCGACCATCCTTTTCTCCCCACACTTTACACTTCATTTGAG ACCTCCACACACGTTTGTTTGATATCAGactttttcagtggtggagaGTTATTTGCTTTGCTTGACCAGCAGCCAATGAAATTATTTAAGGAGGAATCTGCGAG GTTTTATGCGGCAGAGGTGGTTATCGCCTTGGAATATCTTCACTGTCTAG GAATAGTATATCGCGACCTTAAGCCTGAAAATATTTTACTCCAGAAGGATGGGCATATTGTTTTAACAGATTTTGATTTATCATTTATGACATCGTGTAAACCCCTG ATTATAAAGCATCAATCGCTTAACAATAGAAGACGGTCGAGCAGTCAACCACCACCCACATTTATTGCAGAACCAGTCTCACAATCAAATTCATTTGTCGGAACTGAAGAGTACATTGCTCCTGTACATGATCCCCTTCCATTATGGTTTTAG
- the LOC103412135 gene encoding phototropin-2-like isoform X6 gives MLSENFLSGISNSNFQKVVDFLFSMEVFNLKDVGANPSNKQAADTVEIGPGSSSSTKTSAPAAKRNSITKWMAFETAQASADPKSTFATDSNEGHASNSGNNQIITAEWGVVVKSSDIGERSFKGISGRKNSSERFESSARNSEDSNHGGEMGNIPRVSNELMAALSTLQQTFVVSDATKPDCPIVYASSGFFGMTGYSSKEVIGRNCRFLQGPETDRDEVSKIRDAVKTGKSYCGRLFNYKKDGTPFWNLLTIAPIKDEQGNTIKFIGMQVEVNKYTEGVNDNALRTNGLPKSLIRSDARQKESALGSIIEVVQTVKHPRSHIRVASHDTVSIHEEQDSLNLDYVLPKSAATANMITPDTQPPQSDVKGDKFHSMSSPIDAGKISRKSGRASSMGFITRSLSSASWHEKEPIIEPEVLMTIDIEPSNNWDRAERERDICQGFDLATTLERIEKNFVISDPRIPDCPIIFASDSFLELTEYTREEILGRKCCFLQRPETEQAREQREVTVQLINYTKSGKKFLNLFHLQPMRDQQGELQYFIGVQLDESGHVEPMGNRLSESTEIESAKLVKATAHNVDEAVRELPDANLRPEDLWAIHSQPVWPRPHKRESPSWTAIREITARGEKIGLRHFKPVKPLGCGNTGSVHLVELQGTGELYAMKAMEKSRMLNRNKVHRACIEREIISLLDHPFLPTLYTSFETSTHVCLISDFFSGGELFALLDQQPMKLFKEESARFYAAEVVIALEYLHCLDKIKNEDVQGKVGLATFEDKMGEIRLRWFGLVNQRPTDASGRRCD, from the exons ATGCTCAGTGAAAACTTTCTATCTGGGATATCAAACTCGAATTTTCAGAAG GTGGTGGATTTTCTGTTTTCAATGGAGGTCTTCAACCTGAAAGATGTTGGAGCAAACCCTAGCAACAAGCAAGCTGCTGATACTGTGGAAATTGGACCAGGAAGCAGTTCTTCAACAAAAACTTCCGCTCCTGCTGCCAAAAGGAATTCCATCACCAAGTGGATGGCATTCGAAACTGCTCAAGCTTCAGCCGATCCGAAAAGCACTTTTGCCACTGATTCAAATGAGGGGCATGCTTCCAATTCCGGCAACAACCAGATTATCACAGCTGAGTGGGGGGTTGTGGTGAAGTCATCAGATATTGGGGAACGAAGCTTTAAGGGCATATCTGGAAGAAAAAACTCTTCAGAGAGATTTGAGTCATCTGCAAGGAATTCTGAGGACTCAAATCATGGGGGTGAAATGGGAAATATTCCAAGGGTTTCCAATGAGTTGATGGCAGCTCTGTCTACACTTCAGCAGACTTTTGTTGTTTCTGATGCCACTAAGCCTGATTGCCCAATTGTGTATGCTAGTAGTGGCTTCTTTGGGATGACTGGGTATTCTTCAAAGGAGGTCATTGGCAGGAACTG CCGATTTCTTCAGGGACCGGAAACGGATCGGGATGAAGTGTCGAAAATCCGAGACGCAGTGAAGACCGGGAAAAGTTACTGTGGTAGGCTCTTCAACtacaagaaagatggaactccCTTCTGGAATCTTCTCACCATTGCCCCAATCAAAGATGAGCAAGGAAACACCATCAAATTTATTGG AATGCAGGTTGAGGTCAACAAGTACACAGAAGGGGTGAATGACAATGCACTGAGGACGAATGGATTGCCCAAGTCACTAATCCGCTCTGATG CTCGTCAGAAGGAAAGCGCGTTAGGCTCCATCATTGAAGTTGTCCAAACAGTTAAACATCCACGTTCTCACATCCGGGTTGCGAGTCATGACACTGTCAGCATTCATGAGGAGCAGGACAGCCTCAACCTTGATTATGTTCTGCCTAAATCCGCTGCAACTGCAAATATGATTACGCCTGATACACAACCTCCTCAATCGGATGTGAAAGGCGATAAGTTTCACAGCATGAGCTCTCCTATTGATGCGGGAAAAATATCTCGAAAGTCAGGACGTGCTTCCTCCATGGG ATTTATAACAAGGTCTCTAAGCTCTGCAAGCTGGCATGAAAAAGAACCTATTATTGAACCGGAGGTTTTGATGACCATAGATATAGAGCCCTCTAACAATTGGGACCGTGCTGAAAGAGAAAGGGATATATGCCAAGGATTTGACTTGGCAACCACATTGGAACGCATTGAAAAGAACTTTGTGATTAGTGATCCTAGAATTCCTGATTGCCCCATT ATATTTGCATCTGATAGCTTCTTAGAACTGACAGAATATACCCGtgaagaaattttgggaagaaaaTGTTG TTTTCTCCAGAGACCTGAAACAGAACAAGCAAGAGAACAAAGGGAAGTTACTGTCCAGTTGATCAACTATACCAAGAGTG GAaaaaagtttttgaatttatttcatTTGCAGCCCATGCGTGACCAGCAG ggTGAACTTCAATATTTCATTGGTGTCCAACTGGATGAGAGTGGTCATGTGGAACCTATGGGAAATCGCCTATCAGAGAGCACAGAAATAGAAAGTGCTAAATTG GTCAAAGCTACCGCACACAATGTTGATGAGGCTGTCCGAGAACTTCCTGATGCCAACTTG AGACCAGAAGATTTATGGGCAATTCATTCTCAACCTGTCTGGCCAAGGCCTCACAAAAGGGAGAGTCCTTCTTGGACAGCAATACGGGAG ATTACTGCTCGTGGTGAAAAAATTGGTCTACGTCATTTTAAGCCTGTAAAACCATTGGGATGTGGTAATACTGGAAG TGTACATTTGGTGGAACTACAAGGTACAGGTGAACTGTATGCTATGAAGGCAATGGAGAAGTCAAGAATGTTGAACCGCAACAAG GTTCACCGAGCATGCATTGAGAGGGAGATAATTTCACTACTCGACCATCCTTTTCTCCCCACACTTTACACTTCATTTGAG ACCTCCACACACGTTTGTTTGATATCAGactttttcagtggtggagaGTTATTTGCTTTGCTTGACCAGCAGCCAATGAAATTATTTAAGGAGGAATCTGCGAG GTTTTATGCGGCAGAGGTGGTTATCGCCTTGGAATATCTTCACTGTCTAG ATAAGATTAAGAACGAGGAtgtccaaggtaaagtaggactGGCCACATTTGAAGATAAGATGGGAGAAATTCGGTTAAGATGGTTTGGACTGGTGAACCAAAGACCTACAGATGCTTCGGGTAGAAGATGCGACTAG